In the genome of Flavobacterium panacagri, one region contains:
- a CDS encoding DMT family transporter, whose amino-acid sequence MKNFLFLLTAIIFEIIATTALKKSQEFTKLIPSIITVIGYCGAFYCLSFAIRTIPVGFAYAIWSGVGIVLITAIGAIFFKEIPDLPAIIGLSLIIAGVVVINVFSKTTAH is encoded by the coding sequence ATGAAGAATTTTTTATTTTTACTTACTGCTATTATCTTCGAAATCATTGCTACAACAGCATTAAAAAAGTCTCAGGAATTTACCAAACTCATTCCAAGCATCATTACGGTTATTGGATATTGTGGCGCATTTTACTGTTTAAGTTTTGCCATAAGAACTATTCCTGTTGGATTTGCTTATGCCATTTGGTCAGGAGTCGGGATTGTTTTAATCACTGCAATTGGCGCTATTTTCTTTAAAGAAATACCAGATTTACCTGCTATTATTGGATTGTCTTTAATTATTGCAGGCGTTGTTGTGATTAATGTTTTTTCTAAAACTACAGCGCATTAA
- a CDS encoding WG repeat-containing protein: protein MKKTLILCLFLCLTLSLSAQNKDTWISFWDKDTTHIGFKDKNGVIKIEPKFMGMTTAHKFENIIAVSEEKGQKWDSYYLTKNGKIVGRDSLYVFDNGPDCENEGFIRFTDHKTDKMGMFNGDGQIVIPAIYSNLTKVRNGMIIVLKDAQKKQDGEHFFWTGGKEFLIDTNNKVLIENFAYNNELNFYSLEKSKEPSKDPVRDSFLGVDGQYYSFINFDKEFKYWLQNTLLKDLSQTGLEKHSFDKITYWKEPNGWINELKTKFIHQNYTYLKLKLDELKNPKTDYFVSTDGLNQFIFETEEYEVYFNNCNESKEWLYPVKSIIINPKSKTDFKQDHIQFLRTENGYKLISVSNAKDNLK, encoded by the coding sequence ATGAAAAAGACTTTAATTCTTTGCCTGTTTTTATGCCTTACTTTATCCTTATCTGCTCAAAATAAAGATACCTGGATTTCTTTTTGGGATAAAGACACTACTCATATCGGATTTAAAGATAAAAATGGCGTTATTAAAATCGAACCCAAATTTATGGGAATGACAACCGCTCATAAATTCGAAAATATTATTGCTGTCAGCGAAGAAAAAGGTCAGAAATGGGATAGCTACTATTTAACCAAAAATGGAAAAATAGTAGGCCGAGATAGCTTATACGTTTTTGACAACGGCCCAGATTGCGAAAACGAAGGCTTCATAAGATTTACAGATCACAAAACCGATAAAATGGGAATGTTTAACGGTGATGGACAAATAGTTATTCCAGCAATTTACAGCAATTTGACTAAAGTCAGAAACGGAATGATTATCGTTTTGAAAGACGCTCAAAAAAAACAAGACGGAGAACATTTTTTCTGGACAGGTGGCAAAGAATTTCTAATTGACACCAATAATAAAGTTCTAATTGAAAATTTCGCCTACAACAACGAGTTGAATTTTTATTCCCTTGAAAAATCAAAAGAACCGAGTAAAGATCCCGTTAGAGATAGCTTTTTGGGAGTTGACGGGCAATATTACTCTTTTATAAATTTTGACAAAGAATTCAAATATTGGCTACAAAATACACTGCTTAAAGATTTATCACAAACTGGCTTAGAAAAACATTCTTTTGATAAAATTACGTATTGGAAAGAGCCAAACGGCTGGATCAATGAACTCAAAACTAAATTTATCCATCAAAATTATACCTATCTAAAATTAAAGCTTGACGAACTCAAAAATCCAAAGACAGATTATTTTGTTTCAACAGACGGATTGAATCAGTTTATTTTTGAAACAGAAGAATATGAGGTTTATTTCAACAATTGCAATGAATCTAAAGAATGGCTTTATCCCGTAAAAAGTATCATCATCAACCCAAAAAGCAAAACCGATTTCAAACAGGATCATATTCAGTTTTTACGAACCGAAAACGGCTATAAACTGATTAGCGTTTCTAATGCAAAAGATAATCTTAAATAA